The Populus trichocarpa isolate Nisqually-1 chromosome 2, P.trichocarpa_v4.1, whole genome shotgun sequence genome has a window encoding:
- the LOC7483788 gene encoding acyl carrier protein 1, mitochondrial — translation MALRAAVLRHIRVPVQTLRLKTNPCAPSGSVRLMSSHDDHLTKEEVVDRVVSVVKSFPKVDPSRVSPEVHFQKDLGLDSLDNVEIVMALEEEFKLEIPDKEADKIDSCNLAIEYIHNHPLAS, via the exons ATGGCATTGAGAGCAGCCGTGCTACGTCACATTCGGGTGCCGGTGCAAACCCTAAGACTCAAAACAAATCCATGTGCTCCGTCTGGTTCAGTCCGGTTAATGTCGTCGCATGATGACCATCTGACCAAGGAAGAGGTCGTCGACAGAGTTGTCTCTGTTGTCAAGAGCTTCCCTAAAGTCGATCCTTCCAGG GTGTCTCCTGAAGTCCATTTCCAGAAAGATCTGGGCTTGGATAGCTTGGACAATGTGGAGATTGTAATGGCTCTAGAAGAGGAGTTCAAGCTTGAAATTCCAGACAAGGAAGCCGATAAGATTGACTCTTGTAACCTTGCTATTGAGTACATTCATAACCATCCGCTGGCTAGTTGA